One Pseudorasbora parva isolate DD20220531a chromosome 8, ASM2467924v1, whole genome shotgun sequence DNA window includes the following coding sequences:
- the tubd1 gene encoding tubulin delta chain, whose translation MSVVSLQVGQCGNQIGHELFSVISGDSNGPNRKSYKQCSDERFFYESSAGELVARSVLVDMEPKVISQAIAKASKSGRWRYGDRAHFSQKQGSGNNWANGFCVHGPRHEEAVEDLVRMEIERCDRLAGIFTMMSVAGGTGSGVGTYITQCLRDIYPQSFILNQITWPYGAGEVIVQNYNSVLTLSHLYQLSDAILVHENDTVHKICSQLMNIKHISISDVNKVIAHQLASVLQPAYTADSPCHYSRNPIGELLSSLVCHPEYKLLSLSNIPQMSSTSLAYSVFNWPGLLKHLRQMLIASARMEEGIDWTVSVTSGGESVTNSRHKSFNSSLANLLILRGKDVSTAVTDGFKDPALYVPWLKTENSFSTWHSPVAFNGYEKSATLVSNSQSLLKPLDNIVRKAWDMFASRAYIHQYTKFGIAEEDFLDSFTALEQIISSYTHL comes from the exons ATGTCGGTTGTAAGCTTACAGGTGGGTCAGTGTGGGAATCAGATCGGACACGAGCTCTTCAGTGTCATAAGCGGTGACTCAAATGGACCAAACAGAAAGAGCTACAAGCAATGCAGTGATGAGAGATTCTTTTATGAAAGCTCAGCTGGAG AACTTGTGGCGCGGTCGGTGCTTGTGGATATGGAGCCCAAGGTTATCTCTCAAGCCATAGCAAAAGCTTCAAAATCTGGAAGATGGAGGTATGGAGACAGAGCACATTTCTCCCAGAAGCAGGGCTCTGGAAACAACTGGGCAAATGG GTTTTGTGTTCATGGGCCACGTCATGAAGAGGCTGTGGAGGATCTGGTGCGGATGGAGATCGAGCGATGTGATCGTCTTGCAGGGATTTTCACCATGATGAGTGTCGCTGGTGGGACCGGTTCTGGTGTGGGTACCTACATCACTCAATGTTTGAGGGACATATACCCCCAGTCCTTCATCCTAAATCAAATAACATGGCCCTATGGAGCTGGTGAG GTGATCGTGCAAAACTACAACTCTGTGCTCACGCTGTCACATCTCTACCAGCTCTCTGATGCTATTCTGGTTCACGAGAATGACACTGTGCACAAAATCTGCAGCCAGCTGATGAACATCAAACACATCTCCATCAGTGACGTTAATAAGGTGATCGCTCACCAGCTGGCCAGCGTGCTTCAGCCCGCGTATACTGCTGATTCACCCTGCCATTATAGCAGAAACCCCATAG GGGAATTACTGAGTTCTCTGGTGTGTCACCCCGAGTACAAACTGCTCAGCTTGAGTAACATTCCTCAGATGTCCAGCACGTCTCTGGCCTATAGTGTGTTTAACTGGCCTGGCCTGCTCAAGCATTTACGTCAAATGCTCATCGCCAGCGCTAGAATGGAAGAAG gaaTTGACTGGACAGTAAGCGTCACATCAGGAGGAGAGAGCGTGACAAACAGCAGGCATAAAAGTTTTAATTCGTCACTTGCTAATCTTCTAATACTGCGGGGGAAAGACGTCTCTACTGCGGTTACAG ATGGTTTTAAGGATCCTGCGTTGTATGTGCCATGGCTTAAAACAGAAAATAGTTTCAGCACATGGCACTCCCCTGTAGCCTTCAATGGGTATGAAAAGTCTGCCACTTTGGTCAGCAACAGCCAGTCCCTTTTAAAACCACTGGACAATATAGTCAGGAAGGCTTGGGACATGTTTGCCTCAAG GGCTTATATTCATCAGTATACAAAGTTTGGAATCGCTGAGGAGGATTTTCTGGACAGTTTTACTGCTTTAGAGCAGATCATCTCCAGCTACACACACCTCTGA